Sequence from the Cucumis sativus cultivar 9930 chromosome 1, Cucumber_9930_V3, whole genome shotgun sequence genome:
TGAAGATCCCAAGAAACAAGTTCAATGGGCAATAACTTATCACAGTAATATAACGAGAATCATGCTAAATTAGGAGTTCCATTCTTATGATTCAGTGATTAGCATGACATCTTGGAGCGTATGAGGAGGTTGAACtttgttttaattgaaaactatACTTGATATCAAGTAGGGTACCTAGCTACAAGAGTACTATTGATAGATTCACCTTTGTAAATGTGGAAGTGAGAGTCGCTTCCTATGGAATTCTGGACAGATTCCTAGAGCATTCACTAAACTGGGATATACATGCAAGGCCATAAAAAGCATGGGCTAGTTTAGAACTTCACTGAAATAATATTGTGTGTGCTAGCATTAGAAGTAAAGTTCAAAACTACGAATTACTTTAcgatattttaaactattgtCACTACGTAAAGATTCAAGTCATCAGACACCTTTACTTACACATAATATCATAGAAACAGACACTAGGAGTGTAAGAATATGAGTTGAACCCAAATAACACGGactacccaacccatattataagtgttgggttgggttaagttaaaatatgagttgaattgggttaaaaaaattgacttttTTGGATTGGAGTGTTGAAATATTcggttcaacccaacccaacccaactcaaattaatatagtataatatatatatatatatatatatatatatagaaaaaaaaattaggtatataaactttgaatttattgtatgagattttgaattatgtatgtatgagattttgaattatgtatgtttgaaatttaaatgcaacaattttgaacttttataaccattagaactagaaatgaaaaaaaaaaaaaaaaaaaaactatacaacCAGACAATTCAACCCAGCCTAACCCATATTTTACGGGTTGAGTTAAGTTggattagaaactaaattcggGTTTGGTTGAGAATGTCTCTCAACCTAACCCAATTTCACCTCTCACAGACAACTCGATagaaatgttttaaaaaaactttcaattgGGGGATTGATAGTAAACAAATTTCAAGTGGGGGATTAATGGATGAAAATTCtataaaaggaaatataatattattttattcttaaaagcATTTCCacattgattaattttgattgtgGATGTCCTTTCTTATACTCATTGGTTGATTAATGGGTTTGGTCTCGTAGGGCACCTAAATTTTGGAAGGAGGGTGGAGATAGGAAAATGTAGGTATGTTTGTATCTCAATGCCTCGAGGTAAAATAATATCGCTCtcacaaactattatatatatcgtTTTCCCTTCATTcctataaaatatcaaaacattACTTTAGTATTCTCACTGAAGGTTCTCGAGCAAAATTGTGTATGTCGTTGagtgattttattttgctaGTTAATTTCCATGCAAAGTCAACGAGTGGAGAGTAGAACTACGAAACGTCTTAAAGATAGCGTGTTCTCCCATCTACCGaggctattttttgtttgcacAGTCGAGAGTAGAACTACGAAACGTCTTAAAGATAGCGTGTTCTGCGACTCAGCCATCTACTCATATCGTTTATGTTTTGCAGTAGtttgattcaatatttttcctGTTGCTTAttgatgttgttgttgttgtcgTTTATTATTGTTGCGGCTactatttctaattatttactgTTCGTCGCTACTGAAACACTAAGACCGACGTGAATAGAAGATTTGCGTCGAAACAATCTCAACAATCACAAAATTGAAGCGTTGGAGAATACGTCATCGGGATAAAAATCTCGTCCAAACAATCccacttaaaataaaaattcagaCCAAATGCACCTATTAACACTAACAACTCAAGACTAATAAAAgggtcatttttcaaaaagaaaaaaagaaaaaaagaaaaaaagaaaaaaccaaccacgtaaaataaaaataaaataaaatattgaaattagaatGGCCTGACCCGATGGGTATGTCAACTAACTACTGTAAGGataaaaagtaatgaaatcCACCAACGAAGCTTGAGGCTTTTCTCATCTCACCCAAACAAAACAATCTTTGAAATCCAACCTTAGCCAATCATCTTCCACCAAAATTCCCCATAAGCTTAAATCCCCATTAGatttatgtttcttcttcacaaacaacACTTCACTTCATCTCTCTCCTTCCACCATGTCTTCTTCATCTGCAACTGCTTTCCATTCTTCTTTCTGTTTCTCTTCTCATAAtaaactttcttcttctccctcAAATTCCCATCAACCAAACACTTCCTTATCACCCAAACCCAAAACCCTTCTCCATAAACATCCTCTCTACACGCCACTTCATTCCACAGTCTCTTCTCAAACCAAAGAGAAAATTCTCTGTCTTGAAATCATGGGTGTTGATTCTGGCAAAGCTCTTTCTCAAAACCCTTCTCTTCATTCTGTTACTCTTGAATCCATTCACTCTGTCATCTCCTTCCTCCAATCTAAAGGCATTCACCAAAAGGACTTCGCCAAAATCTTTGGAATGTGTCCTAAAATCCTCACTTCAGATGTTAAAACTGATTTAGTACCAGTTTTCAACTTTCTCTCTGAAGATCTCAAAATCCCAGATCAGAACTTTAGAAAAGCTATCAATAAGTGCCCAAGATTGCTTGCTTCAAGTGCTGAAGATCAGTTGAAACCTGCTTTGTTTTATCTTCAAAGACTTGGGTTGAAGGATTTGGAGGCTTTGGCTTATCATGATTCTGTTTTGCTGGTTTCAAGTGTGGAGAAGACCTTGATTCCTAAACTCAAGTATTTGGAGAGTTTGGGATTCACAAGGAGTGAAATCGTTGGGATGGTATTAAGGTGTCCAGCTCTGCTTACTTTCAGTattgaaaacaatttcaaGCCAAAGTTTGAGTATTTCTCTGTGGAGATGCATAAAAAACTTGAGGAGCTTAAGGATTTTCCTCAGTATTTTGCCTTTAGCTTGGAGAAGAGGATAAAGCCGAGGTATGTGGAGACAGTGGAGAGTGGAAAAAAAGTGCCTTTGTCACTTATGCTTAAGACCACAGATGTTGAGTTTAGAGAGTTGTTAGCAGAAGGGGGTGGTTGAATGaatctctccctctctccctctctccctCTTCTTTGGAGCTTCGTAAAGGGAGGCTGGTTTTATCTGCCCTTTCCCCTTCATTTTTTACTATGTAAATTCCATGACTTTAAAAGGCTACAAATACAATCAGTTCATCATTCTCTAATCTGGATTTCATACTTCTAATCCTCTATACTTACCACGTTTGGATATTAAATAAAGCTATGAACTTCTTTAACTTGCTGAACAGATGTTGAAAATCGATCACTCTTTATGCAGTTTATATCAACTGTTCAGatatctgttttttttttctttccagcTTACATTCACTGTATAAACAAGACAAGTGTTGCTCAATTTGATCAACTTTCTTCAAGTTCATGATTATCATCTTTCATGTTTATTatctcattttaaaatcatagcTCAAGCAAGATCAATCACTCGAAGGAtaataaactcattttaaaatcatagcTCAAGCAAGCCAAATTTTGCGTAAATATCTGCTTTTGCCCTTCAATTCAGGCGAAAAATCTGTAGTTTATGAGATGGCAACAACAGAGGCATTGTGATTGACTCGATGGCGTTAACTCTTTAAAGAACTTGAAAACAGTTTTCCATAACATGGTAAGAACTTGAGTCTGTCTGTCTGAAGACTCTGAACatgtataaat
This genomic interval carries:
- the LOC101217087 gene encoding transcription termination factor MTEF1, chloroplastic; translated protein: MSSSSATAFHSSFCFSSHNKLSSSPSNSHQPNTSLSPKPKTLLHKHPLYTPLHSTVSSQTKEKILCLEIMGVDSGKALSQNPSLHSVTLESIHSVISFLQSKGIHQKDFAKIFGMCPKILTSDVKTDLVPVFNFLSEDLKIPDQNFRKAINKCPRLLASSAEDQLKPALFYLQRLGLKDLEALAYHDSVLLVSSVEKTLIPKLKYLESLGFTRSEIVGMVLRCPALLTFSIENNFKPKFEYFSVEMHKKLEELKDFPQYFAFSLEKRIKPRYVETVESGKKVPLSLMLKTTDVEFRELLAEGGG